The DNA segment CAATTCGCTCCGGGCTGAATTTATAAGCCTCATTGCAGAAGTCGCATACAACTTCAACCTCTTTGTTGTCCTCCATCATCTCGGTTAGTTCCTGAGATCCCAAGCTGATCAACGTGCGTTCCACGCGCTCTACCGAGCAGTTACAGGAGAATACCACCTCTGATTCATCCAGAGGTTTAAAATCAGGTACGATCCAACGAAGCATCTCCTCCAGCTCGAGTCCTTGATCCAGAAGGGAGGTCACTGGCGGTAGCTGGCCAATCGCCCGCTCGATCGTGTCAATCTCCGGATCGCTCAGCCCAGGCAGAAGCTGAATAATGAAGCCGCCAGCTACAATGACGGACGAATCAGTATCCACAAGCACACCCAGCCCTACGGCTGATGGCGTTTGCTCCGATACGGCAAAATAATACGTAAAATCCTCCCCGAGCTCGCCGGAGATGAGCGGAACGCTTCCCCGATAAGGCTCCTTAAGGCCCAAATCCTTAGTTACATGAATATAGCCCGTCGTACCGACGGCCCCAGCCACGTCCAACTTCCCCTGGCTATTGCTAGGTAACTGCACATGAGGATTTGTAACATAACCTCGAACCTCACAGTTTGCATTTGCATCGGCGATAATTTGCCCGATCGGGCCGTCACCTTTTACTTGAACCGTTAGCTTCTCATCCCCTTTGAGCATAGCCCCCATCATCGTAGCTGCTGTAACAGTTCGCCCCAGAGCAGCTGTCGTTGTAGGGTAAGTATCATGGCGACGACGCAGCTCTTCTACAAGCGAGGTTGTACGGACGGCGAACGCACGCACCTTGCCGTTCATGGCGGTACCTCGAATTAAGCGATCCTTCTCTTGCTCCGTTCCCATTGATGTGAAGCCTCCTCTTCTGATGTTCTGATAACTCATAACAGAGTACAGATTACTGTACTAATGAACTGATTACTGATTACGCTCGTATATGATACGCAGCCCTTCCAGTGTAAGAAGCTGATTCACTTCCTGAATCGACTCTGCCTCGCTGGCAATCAACTCTGCCAGCCCCCCAGTCGCAACAACTTTAAGCTCGGCATTCATTTCCCGTCGAATCCGATTCACAATGCCATCCACTTGCCCCGCATAACCGAAGATGATCCCCGATTGCATTGCATGAACAGTGTTGCGGCCAATGACCTTCCTCGGTTTTTCAAGCTCGATCCTTGGCAGCTTAGAAGCACGTTGATACAATGCTTCCGTAGAAATACCGATACCCGGCACAATAGCCCCACCCAAATAATTGCCTGCGGCATCGATACAATCAAACGTTGTAGCCGTACCAAAGTCGACGACAACGAGCGGGCCACCATACTGCTCTACCGCAGCCACTGCATTAACGATGCGATCCGCACCGACCTCGCGCGGATTTTCGTATCGCAAATTAAGTCCCGTTTTGATGCCCGGCCCGACGATCAGTGGTTTTTTGCGTAAATATTTCTCGCATAGCTCTTCCAGGACATGCATCAATGGAGGGACAACCGAGGAAATGATGACCCCCTCAATATCGCCTACAGCGATTTTGGACATTTGAAATAAATTATGAATCTTTACCCCGTATTCATCGGCTGTGGACTGCCGATTTGTACTAAGTCGGAAATGGTGAAGCAGCTCTCGGCCCCTGTAGATTCCTAGTACAATATTCGAGTTGCCTACATCTACCACAACGAACATGCTGCTTACCCCTCTTTCTTCTCGTTCAGATCCAGACTAATGTCCAGACTGTCAAAAGAATACGTCAGCCTTCCAACAGAAATGACATCTACCCCGCTTTCAGCGATCCCATGGATCGTCTGCAAGGAGACATTTCCCGATGCTTCTACAGTAACATGTGGCGCCCTCGCCTTAATACGGCGCACGGCTTCCTTCATCAGCTCGGGTGCCATATTATCCAGCATAATGATATCTGCCCCTGCAGACAAGGCTTCGTCCACCTGCTCTAAATTCTCCGTCTCTACCTCGATCGTCATCGTATGGGGAATAACCGCACGTGCCCGCTGCACCGCTGGCGCAATTCCGCCAGCCCCTTTAATGTGATTATCCTTGATCATCACCGCATCATACAACCCAAAGCGATGATTGGAACCACCGCCTACCCGCACTGCATACTTCTCCAGCATTCGATGCCCCGGCGTGGTCTTCCGTGTGTCCACGAGCCTTACGGGAAGCCCTTCCAGCGCATCGACATATTGACGCGTCCGTGTTGCTATTCCCGACAATCGCTGAAGCAAGTTCAGGGCAAGCCGTTCTCCTGTAAGAATGCTGTGCGTACTGCCCTCCACCTGAGCCAATACTGTCCCTTTGCGGATGGCATCGCCATCCTTCACCAAAGGCCTGAATGAAAGTGAAGGATCTACCACCTCAAAAACAAGAGCAGCAACCGGCATCCCCGCTGCAACTCCATCCTCCTTCGCATGAATAATCCCTTTGGATTGATGTCCAGACGGTATGGTAACAGCAGCCGTAACATCACCGGAGCCAACGTCCTCCTTAAGCCACTGGCGGATGGATTCCATCAAGCCTTCGTTATATCCGTTAAGCATCATCGCTCATTTCCTCCAACATTCCTTTTTCCCTTTGCTGCAAAATATGCTTACGCCAACCTTCATCATCACGCTGCGGATAATCCACGCGATAATGACCGCCTCGACTCTCCTCACGGGCCAATGCCGATTCAGTCAGCAAAAGGGCGCATGTCAGCATATTAGCATATTCCCACTGCTCCCGGGTATGTAGGGCGGCCTTAAATATCGGCAACTGACGGCGCAGTTCCTCCAATCCCTTAGTCAACCCTTCTTCGCTTCGACGCAATCCTACTTGACGCACCATAACTTTCTGCAATTTCAAGCGCCGTTCCACAATCGGCTGCATCACAGCATCATGACGCTCTGTTAGGCATTTGATCCCCTCTCCCGTTCTCGTCAAAGGAGGCATCTGCTGAATGCGTTCAATAATGCGACGACCAAACACGACTGCCTCAGACAGCGAATTGCTCGCTAGCCGGTTCGCCCCATGCACTCCAGTGGAAGACACTTCCCCGCAGGCAAACAAGCGATGAACACTAGTCTCGCCGTGAAGACCTGTACGGACTCCTCCCATCATATAATGTGCAGCTGGAGCCACGGGAATCCAATCGGTCGTCATATCTAGCCCATATCCGATGCAAGTATCATGAATCGTGGGGAAACGATGCTTGATCGTCTCTGGAGCCTCATGCGTAATATCCAAATAGACAAAGCTCGATTTCGTCTCTTCCATCTCATGGACAATAGCCCGAGCTACAATATCGCGAGGAGCAAGCTCCTGCAGCTCATGGTATTTGTCCATAAACCGCTCCCCCTTAATATTGCGCAGCACTGCACCTTCCCCGCGAACTGCCTCGGATATTAGAAAACGCGGCGCCCCGGGATAGCAGAGAGAAGTCGGATGGAATTGAATGAACTCCAAATCTCGAATAACGGCCCCAGCTCGGTAAGCCATAGCCACCCCATCGCCAGTTGCGACATCTGGGTTAGTCGTATAACGATACAGCTGTCCTGCCCCTCCTGAACACAGAATGGTGGCAAGTCCTCTTACGAATATGCGCTGCCCATCCGGTCGCTGTACGAGGACCCCGATGCACTCATTATCCTCGGTAATCAAATCAATGACGAAATGTTCGTTCCAAATTTCAATATTAGGATGGCCAGCAGCCTGCTCCGACAATGCACGAACGATCTCATAGCCTGTCGCATCCCCATTGGCATGCAGAATGCGGCGATGACTGTGAGCCCCCTCCCTGGTCAGAGCAAGCTCTCCATTCTCTTCATCAAAGGCCGTTCCGAGCGTAATTAACTCCTTCACTCCCTCGGGCCCCTCATTAACTAGAATATCCACCGAAGCCGAAGAGCATAGCCCGGCTCCGGCCATTAGCGTATCCTGTCTGTGATATTCCGGAGAATCCTCCTCCGAAATGACCGCAGCAATGCCTCCTTGGGCATACCTTGTGTTGCTCTCCATCAACGCCTTCTTGGTAATGACAATAACGCGATGCTTCTCACTCGCTTTAATGGCGCTAAATAGTCCGGCAATACCTGTTCCGATCACAATAACATCCGTATCGACAACAGGCAGTTCACTCAAATTAAAATCAACCAAGTATCGTGGTATCATTACACAGGTCACCTATCTTGAACAAGAGAGTAGCGCATGCTACTTAACTTGTAACATGCGCTCTAGGGAAGTTCTGGCTTTATCGGCTACAGCAGGCGGCACATAAATCTGCGGCTGCATCGTCTCCAAGCATTTCACCAGTTTTTTCAAGTTGTTGACTTTCATATTTGGACAGACCAAGAATTTCGTAGCGAAATGGAATGTTTTATCGGGACTATCCTTGCGCAGTTGATAACCTGTTCCATCTTCAGTGCCAACGATGAACTCTTTGCTGTTTGAATTTTTACAATATTCTAGAATCGCGGTCGTACTGCCGACAAAATCACCCATAGCCACGACTTCAGGGCGGCACTCTGGATGAACGACAAACTCCGCATCAGGGTACTTCGCTCTCATTTCTACTACGTCTTTCACAGTTAACATATCATGGGTGTTGCAATAGCCTTCCCAGATAATCATCTTCTTGTCGGTATGCTGCTGTACATAGTGCCCCAAGTTTTTATCCGGTACCCAAATGATTTCATCGGCGTCAACCGAATTAATGACCTTAACCGCATTGGAAGACGTACAGCAAATATCCGTCTCGGCTTTGATCTCGGCAGAAGAGTTAATATAGGTCACAACCTTAGCATTCGGATGCTGGGCTTTCAATTTGCGCAGACCATCCACGTTGACCATATCCGCCATCGGACAACCCGCACGCTCATCGGGAATCAATACTGTTTTGTTCGGCGCCAAAATCTTAGCGCTCTCCCCCATGAAATGCACGCCGCAAAAAACGATCGTATCCGCGTCCGTCGAAGCAGCCTTCTGAGCCAGCAAGAAAGAGTCGCCCCGAAAATCAGCAACCTCCTGAATTTCGTCTCGCTGATAATAATGAGCCAAAATAATTGCATTGCGTTCCTTCTTCAGCTGGATAAGTCTTTCCCGCAGCTCGCGGTTCATTTCCGCCTTACGCTCTAATGCCAGAGCTTCCACGATGATCCTCCCCCTTAATCATTCAATCCGCCGTTGTCTCTATATAGCGGGATTATTGCACTCTGCTTGATCATTACCTGTCCCTGGCACGCCCAGACAATATAAAAAGAAAGAACGTATAAAATTTCACGTTATTCGTCATAGGTTTGCCAAGGATGTGAAATTCGGTACGTTCTAATTCGCGAAAAACCGATGTTTCACTTCATTGTCACATTACGTTGTTCAACAACTAATTTACACAAGGTGGGTATCCCTGTCAATCCAACCTAAATCCATAATTCATTAAAATTAAAGATATGAGGCCAATTTTTATCCATTGCGGATAACTAAATCACTGACGCAATAAAAAGACAACCCCTAGTAGAACTATCTACACAGGGGCTGCCCTAATTCGTTACATATCGAATTAAATGGTCGGGTTGTTATTTCCGTTGTTACCGGAACTCTTATCCGGATCCTCATCGTTAGGACCGTCTGCATTCGGCAAATCATTTACCGTTCCATCCGGTGTATCTACGACTGGATCGCTCGTAATATCATTAGCCGATCCGCCAGGTACTTCATTCGGGATGTCACCGGTCGGAATCCCTGAAGCGTTAGGAGAACCATCTTCCGGCTTGCCTTGAATACGAACGCGTACATCGCCGATATTATCGACGACCGGCTCGCCAGATTCGTTCGATCCACTGCCGCCTTCGCCACCCTCTTCAGGCTCAAGCAATTTACCATGCTCGATCAATTGCTTAATTTGCTCCAGTTCCAGTGTCTCCTTCTCAAGCAAAGTCTGTGCGATCAAATGCACTTCCTTGGAATGCTTGGTCAGAAGCTCCTTACAACGTTCATACATTTCCGTAATGAAACGATGCATTTCCTGATCAATTTCATACGCGATTTGATCACTGTAGTTCTGTTCGTGGCCGATATCGCGGCCCAGGAATACCTGGCCTTGCGAAGTACCGAATTGCATCGGCCCGAGCTTCTCGCTCATTCCGTATTCCACGATCATGCTGCGCACAATACTCGTCGCTTGCTGGAAGTCACTATACGCACCAGTACCGATCTCGCCAATGAACAGCTCCTCGGCAACGCGGCCACCAAGGAGGCCCGTTACCTTATCAAGCAGCTCCTGCTTCGTGACAAGCATCCGGTCTTCCTTCGGAAGCATAATGACATAACCGCCAGCACGACCACGCGGAATAATCGTTACTTTGTGTACCATATCTGCATGCTCCAGGAAGTAGCCAACAATCGTATGGCCAGCTTCGTGGTAAGCAACGATCCGTTTCTCGCGATCGCTGATCACTCGGCTGCGCTTCTCTGTACCTACGATGACGCGATCAATCGCTTCATCCACTTCCCTCATCGAAATATCCTTACGATTTCGACGTGCAGCCAAGAGAGCTGCTTCATTCAGCAGGTTCGCCAAGTCGGCACCTGTAAATCCTGTTGTACGCTTTGCAATAATATCTAGACGAACATCATTGGTCAGCGGCTTATTACGGGCATGTACCTTAAGTACAGCCTCACGGCCCTTCACATCGGGACGATCAACTGTAATTTGACGGTCAAAGCGCCCTGGACGCAGCAGCGCCGGGTCGAGAATATCCGGACGGTTCGTTGCAGCAATGATAATAATCCCTTCATTAGCCCCAAATCCATCCATTTCGACGAGCAACTGATTGAGCGTTTGTTCCCGCTCATCATGACCGCCGCCAAGGCCGGCGCCACGTTGGCGACCGACAGCGTCGATCTCATCAATAAAGATAATACAAGAAGATGTCTTCTTTGCGTTCTCGAATAAGTCACGTACCCGGGAAGCACCGACCCCGACGAACATTTCTACAAAGTCGGAACCGGAAATACTAAAGAACGGAACGCCTGCTTCACCTGCCACAGCACGAGCAAGCAACGTTTTACCGGTACCTGGAGGTCCTACGAGTAATACACCCTTTGGAATCCTTGCACCCACCGCGGAGAACTTGCGCGGATCCTTCAAGAACTCGACAACCTCAACAAGCTCTTGCTTCTCTTCGTCTGCTCCGGCTACATCCTCGAATGTAACCTTCTTCTTCTCCTCGTTATACAAACGCGCTTTGCTCTTACCAAAGTTCATAACTTTGCCGCCGCCACCCTGAGCCTGATTAAACAGGAAGAAAAACAGAATAAACATGAGCGCCAGCGGTAACAGTGAGGTCAGAAACGTAAGCCAAATGCTCTGCTCCTGCATCTTCTTCCAATCCAATTGGAAGCCATTCTGTTCGCTTAACTCCACAACTTCCTTCAACACATTCGGGTCGTAAGGAATATAGGTCGTGAAATTCGTCGTCTTGCTATCTCCGACGGCTTGCTTATATTTACCGGTTACCAGATAAGCGTAACCGTCAAATTTCCCTGTAATTTCAGCGACGTTGTCGGCTTTCAATTGCTGACGCAATTGATCATATCTAGGGGTGTCGGCGGTTTCATTTGTGCCGGTAAGGATTTGTACAATGCCCACCACGACTAAGAAAAGTATTAAATAAAAACCAGAATTCCGGATGAACCGATTCATCCCCTGCCTCCTCTCAAAACAACTTAAGTTATTTTACCATAGTCCCTTACTCATTATCAAAAAAGTCGCAGGCGATGTTCGGCCAAAGATCAGCTACAGGCTATTAACTGTTGTATACTTCTGGCTTCAACACCCCGATGTAAGGAAGGTTGCGGTATTTCTCCGCATAATCAAGTCCATAGCCAACAATGAATTCGTCAGGAATCACAAACCCAGACATATCGGCCTCCAAATCGACCGTCCGCCCCGCCGGCTTATCGAATAGCGTAACAATTTTAACGGAATTCACCTTGCGGCGTTCCAGAACATCTATCAAATAGCTAAGCGTCAGCCCGCTATCGATGATATCTTCTACGATGAGAACATCGCGACCTTCTACAGAGGTGTCTAAATCCTTGACAATTTTGACCTCACCAGATGACTTTGTAGATGCGCCATAACTGGACACAGCCATGAAATCAAGCTCAAGCGGTACTGAAATTTCTTTAACAAGATCCGCCATAAAAATAAAAGCGCCTTTGAGGATGCAAATGACCAGCGGATTGCGTCCTGCATACTCTTCACTAAGACGCTGTCCCAATTCCACTACTTTGTCCTGAATCTGTTCCCGGGTAATCAAAACTTCCTTAATATCGTTGTGCAAAATAAGTAGACCTCCTACGTTATACTATGAATGCCATAACCCGGCGATAACCCGATGCTGTTACTCGCCGTTCCTATCTATAGTCATCAATACGACAGAGGACGTATGCTGTCTAACCGGAGCGATCGAAGATCGCCGAATACCGGGAATCCATAAAATCTGACCTAGGCCATCGGTGACTATAGGAATGCGGGAACGAAGAGAGGGAGGTATTTTCTCATCGATGAAAATATCTTTGACTTTCTTAGTGCCATTAAGGCCCAGCACTTTCATCGTATCTCCCGGCTGACGGGAACGCACTGTAAGCGGATAAACCAGCTCATCCGCATCAAATACCGCTCTGTCGTTACCGTGTGCCATCGCGCTCACGGCATCTTGTCCGGCTGCGGTCTGCGTAAACAACAGGTTAGTGCCTAAACCTTGAATAGCTACTTCCGCAGGAACTCTGTCCACGCGGTATGTATAGCGAAGGCTATCATTAACCCCCGCTGCATTAGGTATAAACCTGATGGTGTCGTA comes from the Paenibacillus lentus genome and includes:
- the hslO gene encoding Hsp33 family molecular chaperone HslO, encoding MGTEQEKDRLIRGTAMNGKVRAFAVRTTSLVEELRRRHDTYPTTTAALGRTVTAATMMGAMLKGDEKLTVQVKGDGPIGQIIADANANCEVRGYVTNPHVQLPSNSQGKLDVAGAVGTTGYIHVTKDLGLKEPYRGSVPLISGELGEDFTYYFAVSEQTPSAVGLGVLVDTDSSVIVAGGFIIQLLPGLSDPEIDTIERAIGQLPPVTSLLDQGLELEEMLRWIVPDFKPLDESEVVFSCNCSVERVERTLISLGSQELTEMMEDNKEVEVVCDFCNEAYKFSPERIAQLQAQTKK
- a CDS encoding type III pantothenate kinase is translated as MFVVVDVGNSNIVLGIYRGRELLHHFRLSTNRQSTADEYGVKIHNLFQMSKIAVGDIEGVIISSVVPPLMHVLEELCEKYLRKKPLIVGPGIKTGLNLRYENPREVGADRIVNAVAAVEQYGGPLVVVDFGTATTFDCIDAAGNYLGGAIVPGIGISTEALYQRASKLPRIELEKPRKVIGRNTVHAMQSGIIFGYAGQVDGIVNRIRREMNAELKVVATGGLAELIASEAESIQEVNQLLTLEGLRIIYERNQ
- the nadC gene encoding carboxylating nicotinate-nucleotide diphosphorylase encodes the protein MMLNGYNEGLMESIRQWLKEDVGSGDVTAAVTIPSGHQSKGIIHAKEDGVAAGMPVAALVFEVVDPSLSFRPLVKDGDAIRKGTVLAQVEGSTHSILTGERLALNLLQRLSGIATRTRQYVDALEGLPVRLVDTRKTTPGHRMLEKYAVRVGGGSNHRFGLYDAVMIKDNHIKGAGGIAPAVQRARAVIPHTMTIEVETENLEQVDEALSAGADIIMLDNMAPELMKEAVRRIKARAPHVTVEASGNVSLQTIHGIAESGVDVISVGRLTYSFDSLDISLDLNEKKEG
- the nadB gene encoding L-aspartate oxidase, which gives rise to MIPRYLVDFNLSELPVVDTDVIVIGTGIAGLFSAIKASEKHRVIVITKKALMESNTRYAQGGIAAVISEEDSPEYHRQDTLMAGAGLCSSASVDILVNEGPEGVKELITLGTAFDEENGELALTREGAHSHRRILHANGDATGYEIVRALSEQAAGHPNIEIWNEHFVIDLITEDNECIGVLVQRPDGQRIFVRGLATILCSGGAGQLYRYTTNPDVATGDGVAMAYRAGAVIRDLEFIQFHPTSLCYPGAPRFLISEAVRGEGAVLRNIKGERFMDKYHELQELAPRDIVARAIVHEMEETKSSFVYLDITHEAPETIKHRFPTIHDTCIGYGLDMTTDWIPVAPAAHYMMGGVRTGLHGETSVHRLFACGEVSSTGVHGANRLASNSLSEAVVFGRRIIERIQQMPPLTRTGEGIKCLTERHDAVMQPIVERRLKLQKVMVRQVGLRRSEEGLTKGLEELRRQLPIFKAALHTREQWEYANMLTCALLLTESALAREESRGGHYRVDYPQRDDEGWRKHILQQREKGMLEEMSDDA
- the nadA gene encoding quinolinate synthase NadA — encoded protein: MEALALERKAEMNRELRERLIQLKKERNAIILAHYYQRDEIQEVADFRGDSFLLAQKAASTDADTIVFCGVHFMGESAKILAPNKTVLIPDERAGCPMADMVNVDGLRKLKAQHPNAKVVTYINSSAEIKAETDICCTSSNAVKVINSVDADEIIWVPDKNLGHYVQQHTDKKMIIWEGYCNTHDMLTVKDVVEMRAKYPDAEFVVHPECRPEVVAMGDFVGSTTAILEYCKNSNSKEFIVGTEDGTGYQLRKDSPDKTFHFATKFLVCPNMKVNNLKKLVKCLETMQPQIYVPPAVADKARTSLERMLQVK
- the ftsH gene encoding ATP-dependent zinc metalloprotease FtsH; translated protein: MNRFIRNSGFYLILFLVVVGIVQILTGTNETADTPRYDQLRQQLKADNVAEITGKFDGYAYLVTGKYKQAVGDSKTTNFTTYIPYDPNVLKEVVELSEQNGFQLDWKKMQEQSIWLTFLTSLLPLALMFILFFFLFNQAQGGGGKVMNFGKSKARLYNEEKKKVTFEDVAGADEEKQELVEVVEFLKDPRKFSAVGARIPKGVLLVGPPGTGKTLLARAVAGEAGVPFFSISGSDFVEMFVGVGASRVRDLFENAKKTSSCIIFIDEIDAVGRQRGAGLGGGHDEREQTLNQLLVEMDGFGANEGIIIIAATNRPDILDPALLRPGRFDRQITVDRPDVKGREAVLKVHARNKPLTNDVRLDIIAKRTTGFTGADLANLLNEAALLAARRNRKDISMREVDEAIDRVIVGTEKRSRVISDREKRIVAYHEAGHTIVGYFLEHADMVHKVTIIPRGRAGGYVIMLPKEDRMLVTKQELLDKVTGLLGGRVAEELFIGEIGTGAYSDFQQATSIVRSMIVEYGMSEKLGPMQFGTSQGQVFLGRDIGHEQNYSDQIAYEIDQEMHRFITEMYERCKELLTKHSKEVHLIAQTLLEKETLELEQIKQLIEHGKLLEPEEGGEGGSGSNESGEPVVDNIGDVRVRIQGKPEDGSPNASGIPTGDIPNEVPGGSANDITSDPVVDTPDGTVNDLPNADGPNDEDPDKSSGNNGNNNPTI
- the hpt gene encoding hypoxanthine phosphoribosyltransferase; translation: MHNDIKEVLITREQIQDKVVELGQRLSEEYAGRNPLVICILKGAFIFMADLVKEISVPLELDFMAVSSYGASTKSSGEVKIVKDLDTSVEGRDVLIVEDIIDSGLTLSYLIDVLERRKVNSVKIVTLFDKPAGRTVDLEADMSGFVIPDEFIVGYGLDYAEKYRNLPYIGVLKPEVYNS